The following is a genomic window from Psychrobacter immobilis.
GTCGAGTGAGGCATACAGTACATTGACCTGATCGGCTGCTGTAAGATATAGATTGACCCGTGCTGAATGGAAGCGACCCGTTTTAGACGGTTTCACTTCTATCGAGGCCAAATCGAAATCAGGGAACTGACTGCCCAAAATAAGCTTCACTTCATTGAGTAAGTTCTCACGCTCGCCTTCATGACCAATGATGCTAAGTGGATAGTTCATTGGAAAGTCCCAGAGCTCAGGATTTTGAATATCCGTCCTTTTGCCTGTGATCACACCTTGATTGGGCGTTAGGTTGGTCATTTTTACTGATTTTTCATTTGCTGGTGCTTGGTTGTTGTTTTGATTGGTGCTGTCTTTTGGATCGTCAGTCATGATGTGTGCCTCGCTTTATTAAATGTTAGCTATTAGCATAAGAGCTTTATTCACCATTTATAGTGGCACTAAACTTATAATTCAAGTGCTAAAATGGCAATGACAGTATGCTATGGATCACTGTGATCTGTCATAAATTTTGCTCAGTCATCCATGATAATCAAATGTTAATACACATATCAGCTCATTTTTTATAAGCACAAACAGCGACATAATCCCCACGGTCATAGCCTTCGATGACTTCTTGCACCTTGTCATTGGCATACATAGGATGGGTCAGTAAGGTCTGCGCATACTCAAAATCGACGAAACCATTGGCTTGCATCAGCGCGATTTTTTCATCAGAGGTGCGCCAATTTGCTGATTTAACCAGCTCAATAGGATAGGGATCAGCAGGAGAGATATGCGCAAGTAGCGGATGCTCCCAAGTATTTAATGAGCTGGCCAAATTATATAAGCTGGCAAAACCGCTTTCTTTTGGCACATCGATAACAATCAATTTGCCGCCGGTTTTTAAGGCATCAAATGCCTTTTTAATACAGATATCCAAATCGTTGATGTAGCTGACACTGCCGTTAAACATGATGATATCAAACTTATTTGGCTCAATATCGCAAGTCTCGGCAGGACT
Proteins encoded in this region:
- a CDS encoding YbeD family protein gives rise to the protein MTNLTPNQGVITGKRTDIQNPELWDFPMNYPLSIIGHEGERENLLNEVKLILGSQFPDFDLASIEVKPSKTGRFHSARVNLYLTAADQVNVLYASLDAAKTVRLVV
- a CDS encoding class I SAM-dependent DNA methyltransferase, with protein sequence MAAFDEHASAYDSWFFDNQNLLTSELKLVAHFLDKDSEILSIGCGSGLFESLLAQDYDIHIRHGIEPSKDMAEIAKKRGLQVDISPAETCDIEPNKFDIIMFNGSVSYINDLDICIKKAFDALKTGGKLIVIDVPKESGFASLYNLASSLNTWEHPLLAHISPADPYPIELVKSANWRTSDEKIALMQANGFVDFEYAQTLLTHPMYANDKVQEVIEGYDRGDYVAVCAYKK